One genomic window of Mesorhizobium sp. CAU 1732 includes the following:
- a CDS encoding sarcosine oxidase subunit delta codes for MLLIRCPYCEEERPELEFRHAGEAHIARPTDMVGMSEEDFEKFFFIRANPKGLIFERWRHLHGCARFFNAARDTITDKFVITYKAGEPKPVLTGGKNAGPAAYANRPPDQLNVKKPAPKRTAAKKGDA; via the coding sequence ATGCTGCTGATCCGTTGCCCCTACTGCGAAGAAGAGCGCCCAGAGCTGGAGTTTCGCCACGCCGGCGAAGCCCATATCGCGCGGCCGACCGATATGGTCGGCATGAGCGAGGAAGATTTCGAAAAGTTCTTCTTCATTCGTGCAAACCCCAAGGGGCTGATCTTCGAGCGCTGGCGGCACCTGCATGGCTGCGCGCGCTTCTTCAATGCGGCGCGCGACACCATCACCGACAAGTTCGTCATCACCTACAAGGCGGGCGAGCCGAAGCCCGTGTTGACCGGCGGAAAGAACGCCGGCCCCGCGGCCTATGCGAATCGCCCGCCGGATCAGCTCAATGTGAAGAAGCCTGCGCCCAAGCGGACAGCGGCCAAGAAGGGAGACGCGTGA
- a CDS encoding sarcosine oxidase subunit beta, whose translation MRKYSAFAIAREALRGHKGWEEQWGSPEPKSEYDVIIVGAGGHGLATAYYLAKEHGITNVAVVEKGWLGGGNTGRNTTIIRSNYLYDESAGIYDHAVKLWDGLSQELNYNVMYSPRGVMMLAHNVHDVQVFKRHIHANRLNGIDNEWLTPEQAKEFCPPLNISQSARYPVMGAALQRRGGTARHDAVAWGYARGASARGVDIIQNCEVTGIRRAPQGHVLGVETSKGFIGAKKVGVVAAGHSSVLMEMADVRMPLESYPLQALVSEPIKPIFPCVVMSNTVHAYISQSDKGELVIGAGTDQYTSYSQTGGLHIINHTLDAICEMFPIFTRMKMLRSWGGIVDVTPDRSPILAKTPVKGLYVNCGWGTGGFKATPGSGNVFAHTIARDEPHRINAPFTLERFRTGRLIDEAAAAAVAH comes from the coding sequence ATGCGCAAATACTCCGCCTTCGCCATCGCTCGCGAGGCGCTTCGTGGCCACAAGGGCTGGGAAGAACAGTGGGGCTCGCCCGAGCCCAAGTCCGAATACGACGTGATCATCGTCGGCGCAGGCGGTCACGGGCTGGCGACCGCCTACTATCTGGCCAAGGAGCACGGCATCACCAATGTTGCCGTGGTCGAGAAGGGCTGGCTGGGCGGCGGCAACACCGGCCGTAACACGACGATCATCCGCTCCAACTATCTCTATGACGAGAGCGCCGGCATCTACGACCACGCCGTCAAGCTGTGGGACGGGCTCTCGCAGGAGCTCAATTACAACGTCATGTATTCGCCGCGCGGCGTGATGATGCTGGCCCACAACGTCCACGACGTGCAGGTGTTCAAGCGGCATATCCACGCCAACCGGCTGAACGGCATCGACAATGAATGGCTGACGCCGGAGCAGGCGAAGGAGTTCTGCCCGCCGCTCAACATCTCGCAGTCCGCGCGCTATCCGGTGATGGGCGCCGCCTTGCAGCGGCGTGGCGGGACGGCGCGGCATGATGCGGTTGCGTGGGGTTATGCGCGCGGCGCTTCGGCGCGGGGCGTCGACATCATCCAGAATTGCGAAGTGACCGGCATCCGCCGCGCGCCGCAGGGCCACGTCCTCGGCGTCGAGACGAGCAAGGGCTTCATCGGCGCGAAGAAGGTCGGCGTCGTGGCGGCGGGTCATTCGTCGGTGCTCATGGAGATGGCCGACGTGCGCATGCCGCTCGAAAGCTATCCGTTGCAGGCGCTGGTTTCAGAACCGATCAAGCCGATCTTCCCTTGCGTGGTGATGTCGAACACCGTGCACGCCTACATCTCGCAGTCCGACAAGGGCGAACTGGTGATCGGCGCCGGCACCGACCAATACACCTCGTATTCGCAGACCGGCGGCCTGCACATCATCAACCACACGCTCGATGCGATCTGCGAGATGTTCCCGATCTTCACGCGCATGAAGATGCTGCGCTCGTGGGGCGGTATCGTCGACGTCACGCCGGATCGCTCGCCGATCCTCGCCAAGACGCCGGTCAAGGGGCTGTACGTCAATTGCGGCTGGGGAACGGGCGGGTTCAAGGCGACGCCGGGCTCCGGCAACGTCTTTGCACACACCATCGCCAGGGACGAGCCGCATCGGATCAACGCGCCGTTCACGCTCGAGCGCTTCCGCACCGGACGCCTGATCGACGAGGCGGCAGCCGCCGCGGTGGCGCACTGA
- the rpsU gene encoding 30S ribosomal protein S21, protein MQVLVRDNNVDQALRALKKKMQREGIFREMKMRGHYEKPSEKRAREKAEAVRRARKLARKRAQREGLVAGGRVAPAR, encoded by the coding sequence GTGCAGGTACTCGTCCGCGACAACAATGTTGACCAGGCGCTCCGCGCTCTCAAGAAGAAGATGCAGCGCGAAGGCATTTTCCGCGAAATGAAGATGCGCGGTCACTATGAGAAGCCGTCCGAGAAGCGCGCCCGCGAAAAGGCCGAAGCCGTTCGCCGCGCCCGCAAGCTGGCCCGCAAGCGCGCCCAGCGCGAAGGCCTCGTGGCCGGCGGCCGCGTCGCGCCTGCACGCTGA
- a CDS encoding tetratricopeptide repeat protein, translating to MMVRTGAFALFAAFALAGCQTATGPLGEVAAIDAAQGSTENISSLSAVIQRNPNDPEGYNVRGSAYGRGGRYAEALKDFDMAIQLNPQFYQAYSNRALIHRFTGDQQRAVADYNQSIQINPNYDAAYIGRGNLYRLAGRGTEAFADFEKAIQLDTTDPRAYHNRGLLYQARGQHDFAIEDFATAISLAPSNAEPYNGRGLSYLARNDEDNALADFNTAIKLDKSNAEAWAYQGLILERRGDKTRAYRSYAEAARLNPQLKAATDGVARTRGA from the coding sequence ATGATGGTTAGGACGGGCGCGTTTGCGCTCTTCGCGGCATTCGCACTGGCAGGCTGCCAGACGGCGACAGGGCCGCTCGGCGAGGTGGCGGCCATCGACGCCGCACAGGGCTCGACGGAGAACATCTCGTCGCTCAGCGCCGTCATCCAGCGCAATCCCAACGACCCCGAAGGCTACAATGTGCGCGGCTCGGCCTATGGTCGCGGCGGACGCTACGCCGAAGCCCTCAAGGACTTCGACATGGCGATCCAGCTCAACCCGCAATTCTACCAGGCCTATTCCAACCGCGCGCTGATCCACCGCTTCACCGGCGACCAGCAGCGCGCAGTGGCCGATTACAACCAGTCGATCCAGATCAATCCGAACTACGACGCGGCCTATATCGGGCGCGGCAATCTCTATCGCCTGGCCGGTCGCGGCACGGAAGCGTTCGCCGATTTCGAGAAGGCGATCCAGCTCGACACCACCGACCCCCGCGCCTACCACAATCGCGGCCTGCTCTATCAGGCGCGCGGCCAGCATGACTTCGCGATCGAGGATTTCGCGACCGCCATCTCGCTGGCGCCGAGCAATGCCGAGCCGTACAACGGCCGTGGCCTGTCCTACCTCGCCCGCAACGACGAGGACAACGCGCTCGCCGACTTCAACACCGCCATCAAGCTCGACAAGAGCAACGCCGAGGCCTGGGCCTATCAGGGCCTGATCCTCGAGCGGCGAGGCGACAAGACGCGCGCCTATCGCTCCTACGCCGAAGCCGCGCGCCTCAACCCGCAGCTCAAGGCGGCGACGGACGGCGTGGCACGAACCCGCGGCGCCTGA
- a CDS encoding DUF992 domain-containing protein — MKHRIILAATLLAAVVTTPVLAQEGTELGVLDCVIEGGTGFIVGSSKDLNCTFTSADSTLAPEAYLGVVNKFGLDIGTTGDQLMQWLVLAPTANAYVPGVLAGDYVGASAEATAGVGVGANVLIGGSDRTISLQPISVQAQTGLNLALGVTEFKLRSID, encoded by the coding sequence ATGAAACATCGCATCATCCTTGCCGCGACACTTCTCGCGGCAGTTGTCACGACGCCCGTCCTCGCACAGGAAGGCACGGAACTGGGCGTTCTGGATTGCGTCATCGAGGGCGGCACCGGCTTCATCGTCGGGTCCAGCAAGGATTTGAACTGCACCTTCACCTCCGCTGACAGCACGCTGGCGCCCGAAGCCTATCTCGGCGTGGTCAACAAGTTTGGCCTCGATATCGGCACCACAGGCGACCAGTTGATGCAGTGGCTGGTGCTGGCTCCGACCGCCAACGCATATGTACCCGGCGTGCTTGCGGGCGACTATGTCGGCGCATCGGCGGAGGCCACGGCAGGCGTCGGCGTCGGCGCGAACGTGCTGATCGGCGGCTCGGACCGGACGATCTCGCTCCAGCCTATTAGCGTGCAGGCGCAGACGGGCCTCAACCTTGCGCTCGGCGTGACCGAATTCAAGCTGCGCAGCATCGATTGA
- a CDS encoding LysE family translocator, with product MPETASLIGFALVALGMVLTPGPNMVYLVSRSISQGPLAGLISLGGVALGFVFYMLAAAFGITALVFAVPFAYDALRLAGAAYLLWLAWQAVRPGGRSPFQVKDLPVDGPRKLFLMGLLTNLLNPKIAMVYLSLLPQFIDPAAGSVLTQTLVLGFTQIAISVSVNAMIAIAAGSIALFLIRRPFWMTVQRWLMGTVLGGLAVNMALDARR from the coding sequence ATGCCCGAGACCGCGAGCCTGATCGGTTTTGCCCTTGTCGCTTTGGGCATGGTGCTGACGCCCGGCCCGAACATGGTTTACCTCGTCTCGCGTTCGATCAGCCAGGGGCCGCTCGCCGGCCTGATTTCGCTGGGCGGCGTGGCGCTGGGCTTCGTCTTCTACATGCTGGCGGCCGCCTTCGGCATCACCGCGCTCGTCTTCGCCGTGCCGTTCGCGTATGACGCGCTGCGTCTCGCGGGCGCGGCCTATCTGCTCTGGCTCGCATGGCAGGCGGTGCGCCCCGGTGGCCGCTCGCCGTTCCAGGTCAAGGATCTTCCTGTCGATGGTCCACGCAAGCTGTTCCTGATGGGCCTTCTCACCAATCTCCTCAACCCCAAGATCGCGATGGTCTATCTGTCGCTTCTGCCGCAATTCATCGATCCTGCTGCGGGATCGGTGCTCACGCAGACGCTGGTGCTGGGCTTCACCCAGATCGCGATCAGCGTGTCGGTCAACGCGATGATCGCGATCGCGGCCGGCTCGATCGCGCTGTTCCTGATACGCAGGCCGTTCTGGATGACGGTCCAGCGCTGGCTGATGGGAACCGTTCTCGGCGGCCTCGCGGTCAACATGGCGCTCGACGCGCGGCGGTAA
- a CDS encoding ABC transporter permease yields MSAGDRIARGLFGLYLVAFFVYLFAPLAIMGAATFNTSRFPTVTPWQGTTLQWFSALWADRAMWQALWTSVIIAVCVVAIALPVGTAAALILTSLHSRARGFLYALMVSPLLTPGVVIGIATLVLWRQLGVGGGLFLIVLAQASFIICYVMLMIAARLQRFDRTQEEAALGLGASKFMVFRRIILPFLKPALIAAGFLAMLQSIENYNTTLFVRGFDTPLTVYIATKVRTGLTPAVNALALIMIAMTIIGAVAFEIARRRQAKAGRDVAPG; encoded by the coding sequence ATGAGCGCCGGCGACCGCATCGCGCGGGGCCTGTTCGGGCTCTATCTGGTGGCGTTCTTCGTCTATCTCTTCGCGCCGCTCGCCATCATGGGCGCGGCGACGTTCAACACCAGCCGCTTTCCGACCGTCACGCCGTGGCAGGGCACGACGCTGCAATGGTTTTCCGCGCTCTGGGCGGACCGCGCCATGTGGCAGGCCCTGTGGACGTCGGTCATCATCGCGGTCTGCGTCGTCGCGATCGCGCTGCCGGTCGGCACAGCGGCGGCCCTGATCCTCACCAGCCTGCATTCGCGGGCGCGCGGCTTCCTCTACGCGCTGATGGTGTCGCCGTTGCTGACGCCCGGCGTGGTCATCGGCATCGCGACACTGGTCCTCTGGCGCCAACTCGGCGTCGGCGGCGGCTTGTTTTTGATCGTGCTCGCGCAGGCGAGCTTCATCATCTGCTACGTCATGCTGATGATCGCGGCGCGGCTGCAACGGTTCGACCGCACGCAGGAAGAGGCGGCGCTCGGCCTCGGCGCATCGAAATTCATGGTGTTCCGGCGCATCATACTGCCGTTCCTGAAACCCGCCTTGATCGCCGCCGGATTCCTGGCGATGCTGCAATCGATCGAGAACTACAACACGACGCTCTTCGTGCGCGGCTTCGACACCCCGCTGACTGTCTATATCGCGACCAAGGTGCGAACGGGTCTCACGCCTGCCGTCAACGCGCTGGCGCTCATCATGATCGCGATGACGATCATCGGCGCGGTGGCGTTCGAAATCGCCCGCCGCAGACAGGCCAAGGCCGGTCGGGATGTCGCGCCTGGCTGA
- a CDS encoding ABC transporter permease, with protein sequence MGDLYRRFGGGLSTIFIGLVLVWLAGMVLAPNLMMVDYALRPNLPPAQIGGPSDVYSLDNIMYLANEGVHRSIFFKTIWASAFVAFATFVVCYPLAFWLAQHATPGQTAIVLLALTIPFWINEVLRTLAWYILLAFRGPLNAALLSVGIIDEPMRWYGNGGVLAGMIYAYILFMLFPIYNAIESLEKAQIEAARDLGASTWRIHWRVVMPHAKAGIATGCVFTFMLAAGSYVAPALLGAPGSRWFTEIIYNWFFEGGDWNRGAAYALVLLVLCLLVVLVTLKIARVNLTEVAK encoded by the coding sequence ATGGGTGATCTCTACAGGCGTTTCGGCGGCGGGCTTTCCACGATCTTCATCGGGCTCGTCCTGGTCTGGCTTGCCGGCATGGTGCTCGCGCCGAACCTGATGATGGTCGATTACGCGCTGCGGCCCAATCTTCCGCCGGCGCAGATCGGCGGGCCGAGCGACGTCTATTCGCTCGACAACATCATGTATCTGGCCAATGAGGGCGTTCATCGCTCGATCTTCTTCAAGACGATCTGGGCCAGCGCCTTCGTCGCCTTCGCCACCTTCGTGGTCTGCTATCCCTTGGCCTTCTGGCTGGCGCAGCACGCGACGCCTGGCCAGACCGCGATCGTCCTGCTCGCGCTGACGATCCCGTTCTGGATCAACGAGGTGCTGCGCACGCTGGCGTGGTATATCCTTTTGGCCTTCCGCGGGCCGCTCAACGCGGCGCTTCTCAGCGTCGGCATCATCGACGAACCCATGCGCTGGTACGGCAATGGCGGCGTCTTGGCCGGCATGATCTACGCCTACATCCTGTTCATGCTGTTCCCGATCTACAACGCGATCGAGAGCCTGGAAAAGGCGCAGATCGAGGCCGCGCGCGACCTCGGCGCCTCGACCTGGCGCATCCACTGGCGGGTGGTCATGCCGCATGCCAAGGCCGGCATCGCGACGGGCTGCGTCTTCACCTTCATGCTCGCCGCCGGCTCCTATGTCGCGCCGGCCCTGCTCGGCGCCCCCGGCAGCCGCTGGTTCACCGAGATCATCTACAACTGGTTCTTCGAAGGCGGCGACTGGAACCGCGGCGCGGCCTACGCGCTCGTGCTGCTGGTTCTCTGCCTGCTCGTCGTCCTCGTCACGCTCAAGATCGCCCGCGTGAACCTGACCGAGGTGGCGAAATGA